In Neisseria brasiliensis, the following proteins share a genomic window:
- a CDS encoding IS5-like element IS1301 family transposase (programmed frameshift), with amino-acid sequence MARTAITDNIWEQLQTTMKAHGCHQWKNDRTVMEAILWKLRTGAPWRDIPIELGSWKTAYNRFNRWSKKGLWQKFFFDLRKEIDKEWVFIDGSYVRCHQHASGARRGFDRAIGQSRGGNTTKIHLCVDSHGNPLDFKVTGGNVHDSQVANDLIEVIQEAQYFIADKGYDSQEIRDKAIEHGMKAIIPKRKNAKKPNPDFDSYLYKLRHLVENAFARLKQFRSIATRYEKLARNFKSMLYLACSIIHAKLN; translated from the exons ATGGCGAGAACCGCAATAACTGACAACATATGGGAACAATTACAAACAACCATGAAAGCGCACGGCTGTCATCAATGGAAGAACGACCGTACCGTGATGGAAGCCATACTATGGAAGCTAAGAACAGGTGCACCATGGCGAGACATACCTATTGAGCTAGGGTCATGGAAAACCGCTTATAACCGCTTTAACCGATGGTCTAAAAAAGGCTTGTGGCAGA AATTTTTTTTTGATCTACGAAAAGAAATTGACAAAGAATGGGTATTCATCGACGGAAGTTATGTACGGTGTCATCAACATGCAAGTGGAGCTCGGCGTGGTTTCGATAGAGCAATTGGACAAAGCCGTGGCGGAAACACGACAAAAATACACCTATGTGTGGACTCGCATGGAAATCCGCTCGATTTTAAAGTCACTGGGGGTAACGTGCACGACAGTCAAGTTGCAAACGACTTGATAGAAGTCATACAAGAAGCCCAGTATTTTATCGCTGACAAAGGGTATGACTCGCAAGAAATCAGAGATAAAGCGATAGAACACGGTATGAAAGCTATTATACCAAAGCGTAAAAATGCCAAGAAACCTAACCCTGATTTTGATAGCTACCTTTATAAATTACGCCACTTAGTCGAGAATGCATTTGCACGATTAAAGCAGTTTCGTAGTATTGCTACTCGCTATGAGAAATTAGCTCGTAATTTTAAATCGATGCTTTACTTGGCTTGCTCTATTATTCATGCTAAGTTAAATTGA
- a CDS encoding glycosyltransferase family 25 protein translates to MLKNYVISLKSANKRRQHITKQFSQQNVSFHFFEALMPSEQLKIAIRHFCPVLENSRKLTDGEKACMISHIALWQKCIDENLPYIAIYEDDVYLSNDSGTFLNNINWLEERFTDKAVVIRLEASWIPAEHYHCSIISKVIRREFLTLATTQHGTAAYIISNQAARILLQKCHALNESQIQPFDHLLFDIWLNQPNYFICQLSPAIAIQADQHQQETNLTSQLQTARKERQNLENTPKYTLKDYFIRLLTKPKRQREKQIYSAIEAYQKSRKTIVPFK, encoded by the coding sequence ATGTTAAAAAATTATGTGATAAGTTTGAAATCTGCAAATAAAAGACGGCAACATATTACAAAACAATTTTCTCAGCAGAATGTCTCATTCCATTTCTTTGAGGCATTAATGCCTTCTGAGCAACTAAAAATAGCTATCCGCCATTTCTGCCCTGTTTTGGAAAATAGTAGAAAATTAACCGATGGCGAAAAAGCTTGTATGATAAGCCATATTGCACTATGGCAAAAATGCATAGATGAAAATCTGCCTTACATAGCTATCTATGAAGATGATGTCTACCTAAGTAATGATTCAGGCACCTTCTTAAACAATATCAATTGGCTGGAAGAACGTTTTACCGATAAAGCGGTAGTTATTAGATTAGAAGCTTCTTGGATTCCTGCTGAACATTACCATTGCTCCATTATTTCTAAAGTTATTAGACGAGAGTTTTTAACTTTAGCAACGACTCAACACGGTACTGCTGCTTATATTATCAGCAATCAAGCAGCTAGAATATTATTGCAGAAATGTCATGCTTTAAATGAATCACAAATCCAACCTTTTGACCATTTGTTGTTTGATATTTGGCTTAATCAACCAAATTATTTTATTTGTCAACTTAGTCCTGCTATAGCAATTCAAGCAGACCAACATCAACAAGAAACTAATTTAACCAGTCAATTACAAACTGCAAGAAAAGAAAGACAAAATTTAGAAAATACTCCCAAGTATACATTAAAAGACTATTTTATACGTCTTCTTACAAAGCCCAAACGCCAGCGAGAGAAACAAATATACTCTGCTATTGAAGCATATCAAAAAAGTAGAAAAACCATTGTTCCTTTTAAATAA
- a CDS encoding glycosyltransferase family 2 protein yields MIKTQPLVSIIIPCYNTAAYVRETLESVYNQTYQNFEIIAIDDGSTDNTLEILHECAVTEPRLKVMSQENTYVVKARMNAIQQATGNYLVCLDSDDKLDETYLEKTINIAEKSPDIAVVYSNLYLFGKKNKIGQLKQITTEQLLLNHGMYISALIKKSAFDAVNGFDISLTHYEDWELFISIAKSGGEIKFIDEPLFYYRQREDESSICNTASEAKQSENFIKIYTKHHDFYQQNGIYAHRMIEALDKYKIQKIKYYNQPIRKWFYQVFKHSRWKKICQQYGIK; encoded by the coding sequence ATGATTAAGACACAGCCTTTAGTATCCATTATTATCCCCTGCTACAACACCGCTGCCTATGTTCGTGAAACATTAGAAAGTGTCTATAATCAAACATATCAAAACTTTGAGATTATCGCCATTGATGACGGCTCAACTGATAATACATTGGAAATCTTACATGAGTGCGCTGTTACTGAGCCACGTTTAAAAGTTATGTCACAAGAAAATACATATGTTGTTAAAGCACGTATGAATGCAATTCAACAAGCAACAGGTAACTATTTAGTATGTTTAGACTCAGATGACAAACTAGATGAAACTTATTTAGAGAAAACAATTAATATTGCAGAAAAATCCCCTGATATCGCTGTGGTATATAGTAATTTGTACTTGTTTGGTAAGAAAAATAAAATCGGCCAACTAAAACAAATTACAACAGAACAGCTCCTATTAAATCATGGCATGTATATTTCCGCACTAATAAAAAAATCAGCATTCGATGCAGTTAATGGATTTGATATTTCCTTAACTCACTATGAAGATTGGGAATTATTTATTTCAATTGCCAAAAGTGGTGGGGAAATAAAATTTATTGATGAACCTTTATTTTACTATCGTCAGCGTGAAGATGAATCCTCTATCTGTAATACAGCTAGCGAAGCAAAACAATCTGAAAATTTTATAAAAATCTACACAAAACATCATGACTTTTACCAACAGAATGGTATTTATGCCCATAGAATGATTGAAGCCTTAGATAAATATAAAATACAAAAAATTAAATATTATAATCAACCAATAAGGAAATGGTTTTACCAAGTTTTTAAACATAGTCGCTGGAAAAAAATCTGCCAACAATATGGGATCAAATAA